TGACTCACCAATGTTTAGAGTTTTGTTGCTTCTCataaattttgattttgtgATTTCTTCGTGTTTGATGAAGAAATCATAGATATTATTTCTTCAAAGCTTATATTCACATATGAATTACTATATTAGTGCAATAATACTGTTTTGAAAGCGGTTATATTAAcagatatatttaattttttacggAGCGACTTGCAACACGTCTAACTGCTAGCGCTTGCCCATAACAGCCCAGGTTGGAGCAAGTTCAGACATTCGATATCAGTAAACAACTTACTTTGTTTACATAAGCGCTTGGAGGAGTCTATCACACCGTACAGATTGTTAATATGTGGTCGTATAAAAGAAATATCAGAAGGTATAATAACGCTAAGATAACCATCTATTATTTTTAGAGAACCAACAGGGTCGAAGTATATACCGGGGCTATTCACAGTGGGTTGGATGAAGGGTTCTTGTGCCAGGGATAGTGAactgtaataaaacattaagtacattataataatattctaaataagACTTGAAGGTTTTAACACTAAGACATTAAGTTACGGTTCACAACGACGGGCAAGTTTAACTTCGTCATAATGATGAGTCACGTGACGTCTGTTTATGAGCAACGTTAGGTTATTTTTACcgtttatttttacaactttgtAAGGACCTTTCCATATGGGAGATAAGGCCTTACGCAGCCTGAGATGgttctttaaataaacaaaatcgccAACATGATACTTTACAGGACGAGTGCGGGTATCGTAATAAGCTTTGGAAGACTCTTTGGACTTTGTTATGTTTTCAATTGCCTTATCTCTTGCATATTTAAGACGATGTTGTAACATTCTAACATAGTCTGGATAAGTGACGTGTGGGACTGGTTCATATATGGAATTAGGTATGTATGGTTTGTGGCCAAAGATCAATTCATATGGTGAAAAATTAGTTGTTGTATGAATTGCTGTATTATATGCCAACATAGCAGTGTATACATATCTAGcccaattattttgattttcggaaacataagattttaaatattctttaagagTAGAGTGGCTGCGCTCTAAAGCACCTTGAGTCTGAGGGTGGTATGCGGAAGAAAacaattgctttatttttaagaagGAACAGGTCATTTTGAATAGTTGCGCTGTGAAATTGGTACCCTGATCTGTTAGTATAGTCTTAGGAATGCCAAACAAGGATATGAAATGAACTAGGCATTCGCTGGTCTCTTCAGCAGTGGCATTTTTAATAGGATAAGCTACAGAATACTTTGTTAAATCGTCTTGAAGAGTGAGTATGTATTTAAGGTTTCCTGGACTTGAATCTGGAAGCGGGCCAACAATATCAAGGGATAATCTTTCAAAAGGCGCTGTGGACGTAGTTGTAATCTGCATGGGTGCCCTGTTTGTTTTTCGTAAGGCTTTATTTTGTTGACATAAAACACAAGTCTTGACGTAATTTTCTATGTCTCTGCGCATTTCTTTCCAGTAATACTGTTCTCTAATTTTATTGTACATCCGGGTGGATCCAAGATGTCCTGCGACAGGGATATCGTGGTTTTctctaagaattttatttatttcactaggGCTCGGATAATAtatcttattacaataaatatggaCTTGTATTCCAGTATTATTAAACAGATACGTTAGCATATTATAGATTTTGACATAAACGTGCCTATCAAAaggatttttaaaatcggttatACTTATTTGAGTTATAGAATCATTATTGGATACTAAGTGATTCCTAAGGTTTTGTAAGGACTCGAATATTTCGCCGTAAGTGCAGGTGTCAAAATGGTGCACTTTGGTgaacaagaaataataaattttattattatctgaaaATGATTTATATGAATATAGAGTTCTTTCAGAGTTAAAAATCGTTTCAGAGTTTTCTACGTTTGACAAGACATCTTGAACATAGGGTATGGAGTCGTCTAGATCTAATGATGTGGGaattattagaattttatttttgctttttaataaactatcgTTGTGTTCAACTATTATAGTGTTATACTGTGCGGTTAGAGaagtttttaagaattttgaatATGTTTCATCAAGATAAGGTATTGCATTTCTGTGATTACTAGTAGAGGGTTGAAGAGGGGAAGGCGTACAGTCCAGTGAACTAGGGTCCGTTAATTCACCTTTAGGGTCATTTTGATTTATAGGGTTCACAGGATAACGAGAGAGGGCGTCAGCTGCGGAATTTAGTTTGCCTTTTCGATAGATAATTTCATACTCGAATTCTTCAAGTTGAAGACGCCAACGTTGTAATTTACTACTAGGATCAGTATGATTAAACAGCCATTTTAATGGCCGATGGTcggttattatataaaattttcgGCCAAATAGGTAAGGTCTGAAAGTTTTACAACCCCAAACTATAGCAAAAAGTTCTTTCTCAGTAGTGCTATAGTTTGTCTCGTTTTTATTCAAGGTTCTGGATGCATAAGCTATAGGATGGTCCTTACCTACTGGGCCTTGAGAGAGTATTGCTGATATGGCATAATTGGATGCATCACAAGTAAGTGTAAAAGGTTTTGTAAAGTCTGGGTATATGAGGACAGGAGCAGtgactagtttatttttaagggtCTCAAAGGCCAATTGCTGTTCGTTGGaccaaataaaagaattatcttTTTTGAGAAGAAGTGTAAGgggttttgataattttgaaaactcgGGAATAAAACGTCTGTAGTAGGATATTAGACCTAAAAAGGATTTTATGTCTTTTGGACATTTTGGAATTGGAAAGTCTTGAACAGATTTAACTTTATTAGGATCTGGTTTTACACCGTTTTCGGTAATAATATGTCCAAGGTAGCCTACTTCTTTCCGTAAGAATTCGCATTTATCAGCTTGTAATTTTAGATTAAAGTCACGGAGTTTTTGGAAAACAGCggtcaaattatttatatgttgCATTAAATCATAAGAATATATTACTATATCGTCTAAATAAACGAAACACCTTTCACCTTGAAGGCCCGTCAAGACATTGTTCATTAAGCGTTGGAAAGTTGATGGTGCATTTTTCAGACCAAACGGCATTCTTGTAAATTCAAAGTGTCCTTGGGGAACATTAAATGCGGTTTTACAGGCGTCTTGGGGAGCCATTTTGATCTGATGAAATCCTGAAACGAGGTCAAGAGTTGAGAAATATTTGGAATTTCCTAATTGATCTAAAATTTCGACAATATTAGGAATGGGGTAGGTTTCTCCAATCGTATTATCATTTAATTTCCTATAATCAATGACAATACGCCATTTTTTCTGGCCCGATgcatcaattttttttggaaCTACCCATATTGGAGAAGACCAAGGTGAAACAGAAGGTTGGATTATTTTCTGATCTAACATCTTTTGAATTTGTGAGTTAACTTCTTGTTTGTGTATTTCAGGAAAACGGTAGGACTTAACATTAATTGGGTGATCTGATGAAGTTCGAATTTCATGTTGAATGGCGTCAGTTGACGTCAGCTGATCGCCTGGTAAGTGAAATATATCGGAATATCTTGAACATACTTCATAAAGGGCTTCAACTTCTTCAGAATTTAGGTGGGAGACGCGGAGGAGTTTGAGAACTTCTTGAGTTCTATTCAAGCaagatttatttgaattatttggtTGGAAAGGGTCGTGATCGACGGGGTGTAAGGTAAGTTGAAGATTCGACTTCAGCGTAATAGGTTCCTCAGAAGCGTTCAAAATTGTGAGGTTTATcctattgttttctttaactttaactaaacAGTTTGCTATAAAAAGAGTATCACTGATATGTTGATCTAGGATAAGACCTTCTTTTAATTCAGGGTTCGTGACCGTACATTCTACAATCATTTCTGAACGAGCCGGAATATGATAAGTAGGGTcagttaagtttaattttattttattattttctaggtGAAGTATTTGCTGATTATAATCAATAAAGCATTGAAAACgggtaaataaatcatttcctATAATACCGTCATAGTTAAGATGAATATTTTCAACAACATGGAAATTGAAAGAAATTGACTCTTTCCCAAATATAAGACTTAGATCAAAACTGCCTAAGGTTGGTACTGTATCTTCAGTATTATCTATgccctttaatttaattatgttgttttttagGGTAAGATTAGAATAAGATTGGATGGAAGATTTTCGGATGAGACAAACAGAAGACCCGGTATCGACAAGTAACGTAAGTGGTTTGTTGGAAACACATGTCTGGACAATAACATGAGGTAAGGATACTTTAGTAGGTTTGCAGGATATTTCATATATTACATTATCTTTATTAAGGACACTTGCTTGGGGCTGGTTACCCTTGTGGTCCTTGGATATAGAAGATTGGACGCTTATTTGGGGCTGGCTACCCTTGTGGTCCTTGGATATAGAAGATTGGACGCTTATTTGGGGCTGGCTACCCTTGTGGTCCTTGGATATAGGGGAGGTGTCGTTGTTATTAATGGGTCTAGCAGAAAATTGTGATTTGGGTCTCACGAGACACCTCCGTGAGCCCATTATTcgtttaaatcattattatttgagTAGTCATGACTATAGTGTTTGATTTCATCTTCGTCATTTACGTTTGGGTGATTTTCGGGATTATATTCAGTATGATCTTTGATCATGTAATTTACATGAGCGGGTCCCGGTTTTGGGTAGTTTTGACTTGAGGCTGGCTGTGCCGTTTGTGGAACCCTAAATCTATTATTGTTATACTCACGTTTTTTACAGACTTCAAGAGTATGACCTTGAGCTTTACAGTAGCGACAGAACAACCCTTGATAATTTTGAGCCATAGGTCTATGCGATTGAGGTTTAGTGTTTACATTGTTTATAGCAGGTCTAAAGGTATAGTGTGGTTTTTGGACATAGTTAGATACTTGAGAATTTCGTTTGTATagcgaatttaatattttttcttcggaAATGGCTAAGTTTATAGCTTCATTGAGGTTAGAAGGGTTTTTACCACGGACTAAGTTTGAGATGTTAGATTTAAGGCCAAGTAAGAAAGTATGAAGAGCCAGTTCTTCCATAGCTGCTGTACGACCCGCTAGTTCTGATTTTTTCTTATTAGATAAGGTCACTTCAGTTAATAATTTAGAGAGGCATGTTTCAACGCGCAATGAAAATTGATGAACTTGTTCGCTGGTTTGTTGACGACATTCCTGCAAATCGGTTAAAAGATGAGAATAATGCTTCCTTTCGCCAAATTGTGTTTTTAAAAACTCACGCAATTGATCCCACCGCTGCCACCAGATTTGTTATATAGTTAGGTGATTTGGAATAAAAGGTCCAATTtccaaatattaggtatattagaatTTTCTGCAGTAAAACACAAATGAGTACATAAAACGTCACTGGTAAATGTCACTGCATGAGAGATACACTGGATAAGAtaaagtcactggatgagaaagtcactggatgagagagtcactggatgagagagtcactggatgagagagtcactggatgaaagagtcactggatgagagagtcactggatgaacgACTGGTTAGATCGGATTATTAATTAGTACTGCCCGCTGTCTCACGGGATGACAAACATCGCGCTGGGTGGTCTCTCACACATGCTTAAAGTGCATACAGTGTATAacagctcgctacgctcgcggctgtttCAGTttgcggtggtttaagtccaatgtcgaaaacgttagattagtttaagttaaaattgaaagtagaaaaggatagcacccccataacgccctctttcaggactttctggttaacaagaagcggtgaagaacaaaacaaacttcccagcaacacagctgtctattacaataaaattattattatttacaatagtcactattttacatttttttgtacaaaacagtaccaaaactcaaaaaatctcgcgctcgctacgctcgcggttttttcacttagcagtggctttttttttacttgtttctgtgatttcgtgtcccaagactccaaaattttgcgctcgctacgctcacaacttcttaatttcacagtactttttctataatttctataggtatttttgtgGCACAGAACTCAGTTATACAGTTTTATTCCACGTCttcgcttttggttttataacttggtaactacgacgaaatctaaaaatgttccggcttgctacgctcgcgcaaaaaacaaaactactcacaatctttctatacataggggtgctttagtaatgattgcacccggtacataagctagagacggaactgatagtgagcataatatgagtttagatatattaaaaaaaaaactttttagcattattagattggttcgtaattttattttgtcgttttttttttggggtgctcaataggtagcagccccgggtgccacccgatgccactggtagttgagaagtgcaccaaatgcgtcaaaccctccctatattggcttactggctactagaagttattgattgaaataggtttggatcgaaactatttttttttatcgggtccaacttcctcctaagtttattttcattcctaatgccaaagtcctgatgctcagaaaaaaggaaataatttcattcaaaagttcataaacgacttgcataatttttaatgagcatgttcatgctccgacttgtacttttctagtagccgcttctagttccgattttctagtagctgtgaccacaaccttttttgagggctggatccgcgcttgagGAGTAgcagaagtacataagggggtaCAAAGGAGTAGCATTTAAGCGAGTTCttaggggagtatataaagaAGTGCACACCCGTCTCTTACTGTGAAAACTCGGCTTAAGAGAATAAatgggtatattttttttctaaaaatgtttaaaaatccACATTCGTTGGTTGACCACATTTTAGTGACAGTCATTTTAATTTGtcattgtcaatgtcaatttttaCTAAACAAATTGACAAATAGGAATTTACAAAAGCAGGTTacgaaacaaaacaaagaaaatgcGGATATTTGGATTCCTCTCAAAGAAAGTTGGCGATTTGACTGTTAAATACTCTAATTTACCAGAGTCCTTTATTAAAAGAAGCTATGAACAGGTACAGAAATGCGCTGTTGATGTTATTTCGACGTCTATAAAAACATAACCTCGAAAGTTACGTATAATTTTTGTTTCGTATTTTAGGTGTATTGGAAGAATCCTTCAAAGTATCCGCAGTATCCAACTGCTCAGATAGCTCGTAAAAAGTTTCGTTTTACCACGAACAGGCCTTGGACAGCTCAGTTTCGGATGCAAAATGACCGTAATGTGCACAGGAAGAAAGTGTTCATCGAACCTGTGGGCGAGTGGAGCTTCTTCAAGTAtgatcttattttttttgtaaataaaacctcaacctagttacctgggtaacccaataccccttggtatgattgattgtcagacttactggcttctgactacctgaagcaactgccaaagatattcaaatgacagctgggacctacagtttctcatgccttctgaaacacggaagaacaCTGTATGACAGGATGGTCCATGGATCCATGGACCGTTGCTTAATCTTATGATCAATCAATCTGCatggctttgacttagccataAGCTCTTTAAATTTTTaagtgtaattattatttttcagaggTGACCGTGTTGAGATAATGGTGGGAAAGGACAAAGGCAAGCAAGGGATTGTGTGCCAAGTCATACAGGAACGCAACTGGGTCATCGTTGAGGGGCTTAACACACATCTCAGAGTTGTGAgttctttttaattttcaagttCAAACTTTGTAGTAAAAGTACAGTTTACGGTTTCAGGTACTCTAGGTATCAAGCTATCATAGTATCCTATTTGATTAGTATTTTACTTGTAAAGTTGGATTTATAGTGTAATCACAGGTTGGATATTTCTGGGTCTGTtctatcccacccaaaacaaaaatgtgaaagactgccaagttcgataatatgggaatgcttcgcctataaaagaagtgagatctgaataagt
This genomic window from Helicoverpa zea isolate HzStark_Cry1AcR chromosome 24, ilHelZeax1.1, whole genome shotgun sequence contains:
- the LOC124642457 gene encoding probable 39S ribosomal protein L24, mitochondrial codes for the protein MRIFGFLSKKVGDLTVKYSNLPESFIKRSYEQVYWKNPSKYPQYPTAQIARKKFRFTTNRPWTAQFRMQNDRNVHRKKVFIEPVGEWSFFKGDRVEIMVGKDKGKQGIVCQVIQERNWVIVEGLNTHLRVVGKDKKFPGITIQSEAPLLVTTGVKLVDPETLKPTDFEWRYTEEGDKVRVSLASSRIIPIPKTAEETMDFKSKELYVENVDKDTTSDTVAKVTFAPKLRTFEMDIMEEMGIKEDRVPAKSYWY